A window of Candidatus Angelobacter sp. genomic DNA:
GGTCACTGAAAGCGATCGAAAAAGTCACCAGTTTGTTCGACGTATGGCGTCGCACGATTGAAGCAATCGTTGAAGAATCAAGCCCACCGCTCAGATAAGCGCCCACGGGGACGTCGGCGCGTAATCTGATCCGGCAGGCGTCGATTAACAGGGCCCGAAACTCTTCGACGATCTCCTCCACCGGCTTGGCGGATTTGCTTTCGCTCGAACCGTTCGTTTCAATCGGGAAGCTGCTGTTCCAGTACTGTTCGACACGAAGCGAGTCACGATCCGCGACGAGAAAGTGGGCCGGAGGCAATTCCACAACGCCTCGGAAGACGGTGTTTGGTGTAAGCGGTGCCCAGAATCGGAAGATCTGATCAACCGTCATCGGATCAATCTCTGCACTCATCCGCCGGTCGCTGAGAATGGATTTGATCTCCGAAGCGAAAAGCAGTGTGTTTTTCGCCGTCTCGGTGTAGAACAACGGCCGCACACCCAGCCGGTCTCTGGCCAGAAACAGGCGCCGGCGCAACGTATCCCAGATCGCGATCGCAAACTGCCCGTTCAATCTGTCGAGACAGCGCGGACCGAACTCCTCAAAAAGATGAAGGATGACCTCTGTGTCAGAGGATGTCCGGAAGCGGTGCCCGCGAGTTTCCAGCTCTGCCCGCAATTCGATGTAGTTGAAGATTTCTCCGTTGAACACGATCCATAAAGATCCGTCTTCATTGGTGATCGGCTGACTGCCTCCGCTCAAATCAATGATGCTCAGGCGGGCGTTGCCAATGCCGGCCTCGCGATCCAACAGCACGCCAAATTCGTCCGGGCCGCGATGGCGCAACAGTGCGAGCATCTGCCGCAGATCGGCTTCTTCAGCCTCCTGCGCGGCCGACCGGATGAAAATGCCAGCGATGCCGCACATCAGCGTAAGTCCACCTTGCGTATCTTGCCTGACCCGGTCTTCGGGAGTTCATCGCGGAACTCCACGAAGCGCGGCACCATGAATTCTTCAAGATGCGCTTTGCAATGCGCGATTACGACCGCGCTGGTAAGACCCGCCCCGGGCGCCACAATGAAGGCCTTGATTGCCTGTCCGATGGCCGCGTCTGGAACACCGATCACCGCGGCTTCCTGCACACCTTTGATCGCGTAGAGCACGTTCTCCACTTCGCGAGGTGCAACTTTTTCACCCCTGCTTTTGATAATGTCGTCCTTGCGGCTTACAAAGTAAAAAAACCCTTCCTCGTCCGTACGGAAAAGGTCACCGCTGTAACAGACCTGCTCGCCGGGTAATGGCCCGGGACGAAATCGCTGAGATGACAATTCGGGTGCCATCCAGTAGCCCCTCATCACGTGCCGGCCTCTGACGACCAGCTCGCCTATTACTCCAGGACCAACCCGGCGGCCACCCTCGTCTTCAATCCAAAGTTCAGTTCCTGGCATGGGAATACCGGCCGACGCCGGGCGGGCATCCAGCTGCTCGGGCGGCAAATACATGGTTCTGGCAACCTCCGTCAGACCGTGCATCAAATACAACGCTGCCGCGGGAAATTTTTGCTTCAATCGTTTTACATGATTGACCGGAAGGGCCGCGGCGGCGTTGGTCAAATATCGCAGGGCGGATAGATCCCACTGCCCAAGATCCATGCCGAGAAGCGTCGAGTAGATAGTGGGAACACCTGCAAATCCTGTCACTCTCTCATCGGACATCTTTTGCAATACCATTGCAGGATAGGCGAACGACTCTTCCAGCACGAGCGTCGCGCCAACGTGAAACACCGCCATCAACTGATACAAACCATAACTGAACGAAAGGGGCAGAACATTCAGTATTACATCTGATTCCACATTTTTAAGATAGGTGACGATCGAGTTTGTAACGAATGCGACGTTACTGTGACCGCACATCACCCCTTTCGATTCACCAGTCGTACCCGAAGTGTAGATGAGGCAGGCAAGATCAAGGTCAATGTTTTCTTGCCGGGGCCGCTCGGCTGGAAAGTCAGCCTCGATTCGCTCGAACTCGATCCAGCGCGAATCCTCGGCCCGCCGCGCCAGTTTCTCACCGCAGACGATGGAACACCGGACCGAGCCCACGTCACCCCAAATGCGGTCTCCGATCCCCTGCCCGATCGCGCGATAGTCGGTAATCACGGCTGCGCTCTGGCAGTTGTTCAATATCGAAACCAGCTTGTCAGGTTT
This region includes:
- a CDS encoding AMP-binding protein; protein product: MQVQEFLQRCADNRPTKVALICGGQRYTYAQLEDTANRLANALREKGVRRGDRVAIYLNNSLEAVVSVFAVLKADAVFVMINRNTKPDKLVSILNNCQSAAVITDYRAIGQGIGDRIWGDVGSVRCSIVCGEKLARRAEDSRWIEFERIEADFPAERPRQENIDLDLACLIYTSGTTGESKGVMCGHSNVAFVTNSIVTYLKNVESDVILNVLPLSFSYGLYQLMAVFHVGATLVLEESFAYPAMVLQKMSDERVTGFAGVPTIYSTLLGMDLGQWDLSALRYLTNAAAALPVNHVKRLKQKFPAAALYLMHGLTEVARTMYLPPEQLDARPASAGIPMPGTELWIEDEGGRRVGPGVIGELVVRGRHVMRGYWMAPELSSQRFRPGPLPGEQVCYSGDLFRTDEEGFFYFVSRKDDIIKSRGEKVAPREVENVLYAIKGVQEAAVIGVPDAAIGQAIKAFIVAPGAGLTSAVVIAHCKAHLEEFMVPRFVEFRDELPKTGSGKIRKVDLR